In Pseudomonas sp. GCEP-101, one DNA window encodes the following:
- the rpsP gene encoding 30S ribosomal protein S16, translated as MVTIRLARGGSKKRPFYHLTVTNSRNARDGRFVERVGFFNPVATGAEVKLSVNQERLNYWLSQGAQPSERVAQLIKEAAKAA; from the coding sequence ATGGTAACCATTCGTCTGGCTCGTGGCGGCTCCAAGAAGCGCCCGTTCTATCACCTGACCGTGACCAACAGCCGCAACGCTCGTGACGGCCGTTTCGTCGAGCGCGTCGGCTTCTTCAACCCTGTCGCCACTGGCGCCGAAGTCAAGCTGTCGGTCAACCAGGAGCGTCTGAACTACTGGCTGAGCCAAGGCGCTCAACCGTCTGAGCGTGTTGCTCAGCTGATCAAGGAAGCCGCCAAGGCTGCCTGA
- the rimM gene encoding ribosome maturation factor RimM (Essential for efficient processing of 16S rRNA) yields MPAPAEEMIVLGKIVSVHGIRGEVKVYSFTDPLDNLLDYRRWTLKRGNEVRQAELVQGRVQGNVLVAKLKGLDDREIARTFAEFEILVPRSELPVLDDGEFYWSQLEGLKVIDQNGQLFGILDHMLETGANDVMVVKPCAGSLDDRERLLPYTDQCVQAVDLEAGEIRVDWDADF; encoded by the coding sequence ATGCCTGCTCCCGCCGAGGAGATGATCGTTCTCGGCAAGATCGTATCGGTGCACGGCATTCGTGGTGAGGTGAAGGTGTATTCCTTTACCGATCCGTTGGACAACCTGCTGGATTACCGTCGCTGGACGCTCAAGCGTGGCAACGAGGTTCGACAGGCTGAACTGGTCCAAGGTCGCGTGCAGGGCAATGTCCTGGTCGCGAAGCTGAAGGGACTGGATGATCGCGAGATCGCCCGCACCTTCGCAGAATTCGAAATCCTGGTCCCGCGCAGCGAGCTGCCGGTACTGGACGATGGTGAGTTCTACTGGAGCCAGTTGGAAGGTCTCAAGGTGATCGACCAGAACGGGCAACTGTTCGGGATTCTCGACCACATGCTGGAGACCGGCGCCAACGATGTGATGGTGGTCAAGCCCTGCGCAGGCAGCCTGGACGACCGTGAACGCCTGCTCCCGTATACGGATCAGTGCGTACAAGCGGTGGACCTGGAAGCCGGTGAGATTCGGGTGGACTGGGACGCGGATTTCTAA
- the trmD gene encoding tRNA (guanosine(37)-N1)-methyltransferase TrmD, producing MWIGVISIFPEMFRAISDYGITSRAVKQELIQLQCFNPRSNTEDRHQTVDDRPFGGGPGMVMKIKPLEGALGDARQAAGGPAKVIYLSPQGRKLTQAAVKELANEERLILIAGRYEGIDERFIEEHVDEEWSVGDYVLSGGELPAMVLIDAVTRLLPGALGHVDSAEEDSFTDGLLDCPHYTRPEVYADKRVPEVLLSGNHEHIRRWRLQQSLGRTWERRADLLDCRSLSGEEKKLLEEYIRQRDDS from the coding sequence ATGTGGATAGGGGTCATCAGCATCTTTCCGGAGATGTTTCGCGCCATCAGCGACTACGGCATCACGAGTCGCGCGGTCAAGCAGGAGCTGATTCAGCTTCAGTGCTTCAACCCGCGAAGCAACACCGAGGACCGTCACCAGACGGTGGACGACCGGCCTTTCGGCGGTGGTCCCGGCATGGTGATGAAAATCAAGCCGCTCGAAGGCGCACTGGGCGATGCCCGGCAAGCCGCAGGCGGACCGGCGAAGGTGATCTACCTGTCGCCGCAAGGTCGCAAGCTGACGCAGGCGGCCGTGAAAGAACTGGCGAACGAGGAACGACTGATCCTGATCGCCGGGCGTTACGAAGGCATCGACGAGCGCTTCATTGAAGAGCATGTCGATGAGGAATGGTCAGTTGGCGATTATGTCCTGTCCGGGGGTGAGCTTCCGGCCATGGTGCTGATTGACGCGGTCACGCGGTTGTTGCCCGGTGCACTGGGCCACGTGGACTCCGCCGAGGAGGACTCCTTCACGGATGGCCTGCTCGACTGTCCGCACTACACCCGACCTGAGGTGTACGCAGACAAACGTGTTCCTGAGGTGCTGCTCAGCGGCAACCACGAACACATCCGGCGCTGGCGTTTGCAGCAGTCCTTAGGCAGGACCTGGGAACGACGTGCCGATCTTCTGGATTGCCGCTCGCTTTCTGGAGAAGAGAAGAAGCTGCTGGAGGAATACATCCGCCAGCGGGACGATAGTTAA
- the rplS gene encoding 50S ribosomal protein L19, giving the protein MTNKIIQQIEAEQMSKEIPAFAPGDTVIVQVKVKEGDRQRLQAFEGVVIGKRNRGLNSAFTVRKISNGVGVERTFQTYSPLVDSISVKRRGDVRKAKLYYLRELSGKAARIKEKLA; this is encoded by the coding sequence ATGACCAACAAGATCATTCAGCAGATCGAAGCTGAACAGATGAGCAAAGAGATTCCGGCGTTCGCCCCCGGCGACACCGTAATCGTCCAGGTTAAAGTGAAGGAAGGCGACCGTCAGCGTCTGCAGGCCTTCGAAGGCGTTGTCATCGGCAAGCGTAACCGCGGCCTGAACAGTGCTTTCACCGTTCGCAAGATCTCCAACGGCGTAGGCGTAGAGCGTACCTTCCAGACCTACAGCCCGCTGGTTGACAGCATCAGCGTCAAGCGTCGCGGCGACGTGCGCAAGGCCAAGCTGTACTACCTCCGCGAACTGTCCGGCAAGGCAGCTCGTATCAAGGAAAAACTGGCCTAA
- a CDS encoding acyl-CoA thioesterase gives MSPREQEILRRTELSETRVTKAIFPPTTNHHNTLFGGTALAWMDEVSFIAATRFCRLPLVTVSTDRIDFKHPIPAGSIVELIGRVVKVGNTSLKVEVEVFVESMSVDGREKAIHGLFSFVAIDDEKRPVPVLPGFED, from the coding sequence ATGAGCCCCAGAGAACAGGAAATCCTCCGTCGTACGGAGCTGTCCGAAACCCGCGTGACCAAGGCGATCTTCCCGCCCACCACCAACCACCACAACACGCTGTTCGGCGGCACTGCGCTGGCCTGGATGGACGAGGTCTCGTTCATCGCCGCGACGCGCTTCTGCCGCCTGCCGCTGGTGACCGTGTCCACCGACCGCATCGATTTCAAGCACCCGATTCCCGCCGGCTCCATCGTCGAGCTGATCGGCCGGGTGGTGAAGGTCGGCAACACCAGCCTCAAGGTCGAGGTGGAGGTGTTCGTCGAGAGCATGTCCGTCGACGGCCGCGAGAAGGCCATCCACGGGCTGTTCAGTTTCGTCGCCATCGACGATGAGAAGCGCCCGGTGCCTGTCCTGCCTGGCTTCGAGGACTGA
- a CDS encoding cation:proton antiporter codes for MDEHSTYYALAGIGAASLASQWLAWRLRLPAILFLLLSGILVGPVLHLLNPEALFGPLLFPLVSLAVALVLFEGSLTLHLDEWKEIGTVVRRMVTLGALLTWGVIALATHYLLDFTWEMALLFGTLTLVTGPTVIVPMLRVVRPNATIANILRWEGIVIDPIGALLAVVVYTFIAASDSGSGWTDSLLTFFSVIGTGIIAGLLGGQALGVALRRHWLPDYLHNLASLSVVLGLFVLSNTLMSESGLLAVTVMGLRLANMQGVDVRQILHFKENLSVLLISGLFVLLAARLDLSALLGLGPIALLVLALIQFVARPLAVLVSTAGSSLDWRERALLSWIAPRGIVAAAVSAIFAIRLQEAGHAQAGVLVPLTFLVIIGTVILQSATARPLARLLKVAEPVPTGFLIIGANPVARAIGTGLQNAGVKVLLTDSSWENTRAARMEHLPTYFGNPASQHAEAHLDLIGLGHLLALSPNAELNALMCMSFRHEFSPRHRFILPTSQDSRRSEKHRVSDRHRGHPLGQSLVTYPQMAGLIARGAEVRSTLLTDSFGWAEYQAQHGQRALLLFARDPNGRLHIASPDHPLSPASGWTVIALIEDASEPAASRSETAQALTT; via the coding sequence ATGGATGAACACAGCACTTACTACGCCCTCGCCGGCATCGGCGCCGCTTCCCTCGCCAGCCAGTGGCTGGCCTGGCGCCTGCGCCTGCCGGCGATCCTGTTCCTGCTGCTGAGCGGCATCCTGGTCGGGCCCGTCCTGCACCTGCTGAACCCGGAAGCGCTGTTCGGTCCCCTGCTATTCCCCCTGGTGTCGCTGGCGGTGGCGCTGGTGCTGTTCGAGGGCAGCCTGACCCTGCACCTGGACGAATGGAAGGAAATCGGCACGGTAGTGCGCCGCATGGTCACCCTCGGCGCCCTGCTCACCTGGGGCGTCATCGCCCTGGCGACCCACTACCTGCTGGACTTCACCTGGGAAATGGCCCTGCTGTTCGGCACCCTCACCCTGGTCACCGGCCCCACGGTGATAGTGCCGATGCTGCGGGTGGTGCGCCCGAACGCCACCATCGCCAACATCCTGCGTTGGGAAGGCATCGTCATCGACCCCATCGGCGCTCTGCTCGCGGTGGTGGTCTACACCTTCATCGCCGCCAGCGACAGCGGCTCGGGCTGGACCGACAGCCTGCTGACCTTCTTCAGCGTGATCGGCACCGGCATCATCGCCGGCCTGCTCGGCGGCCAGGCACTGGGCGTGGCGCTGCGCCGCCATTGGCTGCCGGACTACCTGCACAACCTGGCCTCGCTCTCCGTGGTGCTGGGCCTGTTCGTGCTGTCCAACACGCTGATGTCCGAATCGGGCCTGCTGGCGGTGACCGTCATGGGCCTGCGCCTGGCCAACATGCAGGGCGTCGACGTACGGCAGATCCTGCACTTCAAGGAAAACTTAAGCGTCCTGCTGATCTCCGGCCTCTTCGTGCTGCTCGCGGCGCGCCTGGACCTCTCCGCCCTGCTCGGGCTGGGGCCGATCGCCCTGCTGGTGCTGGCACTCATCCAGTTCGTCGCCCGTCCGCTGGCCGTGCTGGTTTCCACCGCCGGCTCCTCGCTCGACTGGCGCGAACGCGCTCTGCTGAGCTGGATAGCCCCGCGCGGCATCGTCGCCGCAGCCGTCTCGGCGATCTTCGCGATTCGCCTGCAGGAGGCCGGCCACGCCCAGGCCGGCGTCCTGGTGCCGCTGACCTTCCTGGTGATCATCGGCACGGTGATCCTGCAAAGCGCCACGGCGCGCCCGCTTGCCCGGCTGCTGAAGGTCGCCGAGCCGGTACCCACCGGGTTCCTCATCATCGGCGCCAACCCCGTGGCCCGCGCCATCGGTACCGGGCTGCAGAATGCCGGGGTGAAGGTGCTGCTCACCGACTCCAGTTGGGAGAACACCCGCGCGGCGCGCATGGAGCACCTGCCGACCTACTTCGGCAATCCCGCCTCGCAGCACGCGGAGGCCCATCTGGACCTGATCGGCCTCGGCCATCTCCTGGCGCTCTCACCCAACGCCGAACTCAACGCCCTGATGTGCATGAGCTTCCGCCACGAGTTCAGCCCGCGCCATCGCTTCATCCTGCCTACCAGCCAGGACAGCCGGCGCAGCGAAAAGCATCGGGTCAGCGACCGCCACCGCGGCCACCCGCTGGGCCAGAGCCTCGTCACCTACCCGCAGATGGCCGGGCTGATCGCCCGCGGCGCGGAGGTCCGCTCCACCCTGCTCACCGACAGTTTTGGCTGGGCGGAATACCAGGCGCAGCACGGCCAGCGCGCCCTGCTGCTGTTCGCTCGTGATCCGAACGGGCGCCTGCACATCGCCAGCCCCGACCATCCGCTCTCCCCGGCCAGTGGCTGGACGGTGATTGCGCTGATCGAGGACGCATCGGAACCCGCTGCCAGCAGGAGCGAGACGGCGCAGGCCCTGACAACCTGA
- the xerD gene encoding site-specific tyrosine recombinase XerD gives MTPVPHILIDRFLDALWLEKGLSDNTRSAYGSDLALFNGWLGERGVALESAGRDVILDHLAWRLGEGYKARSTARFLSGLRGFYRYCMREGLIAEDPTLLVELPQLGKPLPKSLSEADVEALLAAPETDDPLGLRDRTMLEVLYACGLRVSELVGLTLEQVNLRQGVVRVLGKGSKERLVPLGEEAIRWIERYVREARGDLLAGRPSDVLFPSLRGEQMTRQTFWHRIKLHAKVAGIGKSLSPHTLRHAFATHLLNHGADLRVVQMLLGHSDLSTTQIYTHIARARLQDLHAQHHPRG, from the coding sequence ATGACCCCGGTTCCCCATATCCTGATCGATCGCTTTCTCGATGCTCTCTGGCTGGAGAAAGGGCTGTCCGACAACACCCGCAGTGCCTATGGCAGCGACCTCGCCCTGTTCAATGGCTGGCTGGGCGAACGGGGCGTTGCGCTGGAGTCCGCCGGGCGCGACGTGATCCTCGATCACCTGGCCTGGCGCCTGGGCGAGGGCTACAAGGCGCGCTCCACGGCGCGGTTTCTTTCCGGCCTGCGCGGCTTCTACCGTTACTGTATGCGCGAGGGGCTGATCGCCGAGGATCCGACCCTGCTGGTCGAGTTGCCGCAACTGGGTAAGCCGTTGCCCAAATCGTTGTCGGAAGCGGATGTGGAAGCCCTGCTGGCGGCGCCGGAAACGGACGATCCGCTCGGCCTGCGCGACCGCACCATGCTGGAAGTCCTCTATGCCTGCGGGTTGCGCGTGAGCGAGCTGGTCGGGTTGACGCTGGAGCAGGTCAATCTGCGTCAGGGCGTGGTGCGCGTGCTGGGCAAGGGCAGCAAGGAACGCCTGGTGCCGCTGGGCGAGGAGGCGATCCGCTGGATCGAGCGCTACGTGCGCGAGGCGCGCGGCGACCTGCTGGCGGGGCGGCCCAGCGACGTGCTGTTCCCCAGCCTGCGCGGCGAGCAGATGACCCGCCAGACCTTCTGGCACCGCATCAAGCTGCACGCCAAGGTGGCCGGTATCGGCAAGAGTCTCTCGCCGCACACCTTGCGCCATGCCTTTGCCACTCATCTGCTCAATCACGGCGCCGACTTGCGCGTGGTACAGATGCTGTTGGGCCACAGCGACCTCTCCACCACGCAGATCTACACGCACATCGCCCGCGCGCGGCTGCAGGACCTCCACGCCCAGCACCATCCCCGCGGGTGA
- a CDS encoding thioredoxin fold domain-containing protein produces the protein MRLSRLLAGAALGLVSTLALAAEPDQAIRTTLQSLQPDLPIENISKGPLDGIYQVQLKGGRILYASADGQFVVQGNIYQVKDGKPTNLTEKAESAGVAKTVNAIAAKDMVVFPAKGETKAHITVFTDTTCPYCQKLHAEVPELQKRGIEVRYLAFPRQGPNSPGDQQLQAVWCSKDRQAAMSDMFQEKEVKAAKCENPVDAQFALGQMVGVQGTPAIILADGTMLPGYQPAGQIAKLALEAK, from the coding sequence ATGCGTTTGTCCCGACTTCTGGCTGGCGCGGCCCTTGGCCTCGTCAGCACCCTCGCCCTGGCCGCCGAGCCGGACCAGGCGATCCGCACCACCCTGCAGTCCCTGCAGCCCGACCTGCCCATCGAGAACATCTCCAAGGGTCCCCTGGATGGCATCTACCAGGTGCAGCTCAAGGGCGGTCGTATCCTCTATGCCAGCGCCGACGGCCAGTTCGTCGTGCAGGGCAACATCTATCAGGTGAAGGACGGCAAGCCGACCAACCTGACCGAGAAGGCCGAGAGCGCGGGCGTCGCCAAGACCGTCAACGCCATCGCCGCGAAGGACATGGTGGTGTTCCCGGCCAAGGGCGAAACCAAGGCGCACATCACTGTCTTCACCGACACCACCTGCCCCTACTGCCAGAAGCTGCACGCTGAAGTGCCGGAACTGCAGAAGCGCGGCATCGAAGTGCGCTACCTGGCCTTCCCGCGCCAGGGCCCGAACTCGCCGGGCGACCAGCAACTGCAGGCCGTGTGGTGCTCCAAGGACCGCCAGGCAGCCATGAGCGACATGTTCCAGGAGAAGGAAGTGAAGGCCGCCAAGTGCGAGAACCCGGTGGACGCGCAGTTCGCCCTGGGCCAGATGGTCGGTGTGCAGGGCACCCCGGCGATCATCCTCGCCGACGGCACCATGCTGCCGGGCTACCAGCCGGCCGGCCAGATCGCCAAGCTGGCCCTGGAAGCCAAGTAA
- a CDS encoding homoserine dehydrogenase yields the protein MNPVKVGICGLGTVGGGTFNVLKRNAEEIARRAGRGIEVAQIAARRPNPKCDTGSTPITADIFDVANNPEIDVVIELIGGYTLAHELVLKAIENGKHVVTANKALIAVHGNEIFAKAREKGVIVAFEAAVAGGIPVIKAIREGLAANRINWLAGIINGTGNFILTEMREKGRAFADVLKEAQALGYAEADPTFDVEGIDAAHKLTILASIAFGIPLQFDKAYTEGITQLTTADVNYAEALGYRIKHLGVARRTDKGIELRVHPTLIPADRLIANVNGVMNAVMVNGDAAGSTLFYGAGAGMEPTASSVVADLVDVVRAMTADPENRVPHLAFQPDSLSDHPILPIDACESAYYLRIQAKDHPGVLAQVATILSERGINIESIMQMEVEEHDGLVPMILVTHRVLESRIIEAIAALEALDDVVGNVVRIRVEQLN from the coding sequence GTGAATCCGGTGAAAGTGGGAATCTGTGGGTTGGGGACCGTCGGTGGCGGTACCTTCAATGTACTCAAACGCAACGCCGAGGAGATTGCCCGCCGTGCCGGGCGTGGTATCGAGGTTGCGCAGATTGCCGCCCGTCGCCCCAATCCGAAGTGTGATACCGGCAGTACCCCCATTACTGCCGACATCTTCGACGTGGCGAACAACCCGGAAATCGACGTGGTCATCGAGCTGATCGGCGGCTACACCCTGGCCCATGAGCTGGTGCTCAAGGCCATCGAGAACGGCAAGCACGTGGTCACCGCGAACAAGGCGCTGATCGCCGTGCACGGCAACGAGATCTTCGCCAAGGCCCGCGAGAAGGGCGTCATCGTCGCCTTCGAAGCCGCCGTGGCCGGTGGCATCCCGGTGATCAAGGCGATCCGCGAGGGCCTGGCCGCCAACCGCATCAACTGGCTGGCCGGCATCATCAACGGCACCGGCAACTTCATCCTCACCGAAATGCGCGAGAAGGGCCGTGCCTTCGCCGACGTGCTCAAGGAAGCCCAGGCGCTGGGCTACGCCGAGGCCGATCCCACCTTCGACGTCGAAGGCATCGACGCCGCGCACAAGCTGACCATCCTGGCATCCATCGCCTTTGGCATCCCGCTGCAGTTCGACAAGGCCTACACCGAAGGCATCACCCAGCTGACCACCGCCGACGTGAACTACGCCGAGGCCCTGGGCTACCGCATCAAGCACCTGGGCGTCGCCCGCCGTACCGACAAGGGTATCGAGCTGCGCGTGCACCCGACCCTGATCCCGGCCGACCGCCTGATCGCCAACGTCAACGGCGTGATGAACGCCGTCATGGTCAATGGCGACGCCGCGGGTTCCACGCTGTTCTACGGCGCTGGCGCCGGCATGGAGCCCACCGCTTCCTCGGTGGTCGCCGACCTGGTGGATGTGGTTCGCGCCATGACCGCCGACCCGGAGAACCGCGTGCCGCACCTGGCCTTCCAGCCGGACTCGCTCTCCGACCACCCGATCCTGCCGATCGACGCCTGCGAAAGCGCCTACTACCTGCGCATCCAGGCCAAGGACCATCCGGGCGTACTGGCCCAGGTGGCGACCATCCTCTCCGAGCGCGGCATCAACATCGAATCGATCATGCAGATGGAAGTTGAAGAGCATGACGGTCTGGTGCCGATGATCCTGGTTACCCACCGCGTGCTCGAGTCCCGCATCATCGAAGCCATCGCCGCGCTGGAAGCGCTGGATGACGTCGTCGGCAATGTCGTACGCATCCGCGTCGAACAGCTCAATTAA
- the thrC gene encoding threonine synthase, whose product MRYISTRGQAPALNFEDVLLAGLASDGGLYVPENLPRFTVEEIASWAGLPYHELAFRVMRPFVAGSISDADFKKILEETYGVFAHNAVAPLRQLNGNEWVLELFHGPTLAFKDFALQLLGRLLDHVLTKRGERVVIMGATSGDTGSAAIEGCKACENVDIFIMHPHNRVSEVQRRQMTTILGENIHNIAIEGNFDDCQEMVKASFADQGFLKGTRLVAVNSINWARIMAQIVYYFHAALQLGAPARSVAFSVPTGNFGDIFAGYLARNMGLPVSQLIVATNRNDILHRFMSGNRYDKDTLHASLSPSMDIMVSSNFERLLFDLHGRNGKAVAELMDNFKATGKLAVEDDRWTEARRLFDSLAVSDEETCETIAQVFAESGELLDPHTAIGVRAARECRRSLSVPMVTLGTAHPVKFPEAVEKAGIEAVPALPAHLADLFQREERCTVLANELAKVQAFVSAHGNRGKPL is encoded by the coding sequence ATGCGTTACATCAGTACCCGCGGCCAGGCGCCCGCGCTGAACTTCGAAGACGTGCTGCTGGCTGGCCTGGCCAGCGACGGCGGCCTCTACGTGCCGGAAAACCTGCCGCGCTTCACCGTCGAAGAGATCGCCTCCTGGGCTGGCCTGCCGTACCACGAGTTGGCCTTCCGCGTGATGCGTCCGTTCGTGGCCGGCAGCATTTCCGACGCCGACTTCAAGAAGATCCTCGAAGAAACCTACGGCGTCTTCGCCCACAATGCCGTGGCGCCGCTGCGCCAGCTCAACGGCAACGAGTGGGTGCTGGAGCTGTTCCACGGCCCGACCCTGGCCTTCAAGGACTTCGCCCTGCAGCTGCTCGGCCGCCTGCTCGATCACGTGCTGACCAAGCGCGGCGAGCGCGTGGTGATCATGGGCGCCACCTCCGGCGACACCGGCTCGGCCGCCATCGAAGGCTGCAAGGCCTGCGAGAACGTCGATATCTTCATCATGCACCCGCACAACCGTGTGTCCGAGGTGCAGCGCCGGCAGATGACCACCATCCTCGGCGAGAACATCCACAACATCGCCATCGAAGGCAACTTCGACGACTGCCAGGAAATGGTCAAGGCCAGCTTCGCCGACCAGGGCTTCCTCAAGGGCACCCGTCTGGTGGCGGTGAACTCGATCAACTGGGCGCGGATCATGGCCCAGATCGTCTACTACTTCCACGCCGCCCTGCAGCTCGGTGCGCCGGCCCGTTCCGTTGCGTTCTCGGTGCCCACCGGTAACTTCGGCGATATCTTCGCCGGCTACCTGGCGCGCAACATGGGCCTGCCGGTCAGCCAGCTGATCGTCGCCACCAACCGCAACGACATCCTGCACCGTTTCATGTCCGGCAACCGCTACGACAAGGACACCCTGCACGCGTCTCTGTCGCCGTCCATGGACATCATGGTGTCGTCCAACTTCGAGCGCCTGCTGTTCGACCTGCACGGCCGCAACGGCAAGGCCGTCGCCGAGCTGATGGACAACTTCAAGGCCACCGGCAAGCTGGCCGTCGAGGATGATCGCTGGACCGAAGCACGCCGCCTGTTCGACTCCCTGGCCGTGAGCGACGAAGAGACCTGCGAAACCATCGCCCAGGTCTTCGCCGAGTCCGGCGAGCTGCTGGACCCGCACACCGCCATCGGCGTGCGCGCCGCGCGCGAGTGCCGCCGCAGCCTGTCCGTCCCCATGGTCACCCTGGGTACCGCGCACCCGGTCAAGTTCCCCGAGGCCGTGGAGAAGGCCGGTATCGAGGCGGTTCCGGCCCTGCCGGCGCACCTCGCCGACCTGTTCCAGCGCGAAGAACGTTGCACCGTCCTGGCGAATGAACTGGCCAAGGTCCAGGCCTTCGTCAGCGCCCATGGCAACCGTGGCAAGCCGCTCTAA
- a CDS encoding DUF3509 domain-containing protein: MDRLSALLTETFAPYVSSLGPARPDGGRILTLTNDDGDVVLRRVIEGQHLADHEQSEEAVQTIRRDLLISEGRMEDDVVSQLRQRAQVLSYGT, encoded by the coding sequence ATGGACCGGCTGAGCGCCCTGCTGACCGAGACCTTCGCTCCCTACGTTTCCTCGCTGGGCCCGGCACGCCCCGACGGCGGCCGTATCCTGACCCTCACCAACGATGATGGAGACGTGGTTCTGCGGCGTGTCATCGAAGGCCAGCACCTGGCCGACCATGAGCAGAGCGAGGAGGCGGTGCAGACCATTCGCCGCGACCTGCTGATCTCCGAGGGCCGCATGGAGGACGATGTGGTGTCCCAGTTGCGCCAGCGTGCGCAGGTGCTGAGTTACGGGACCTGA
- a CDS encoding ABC transporter ATP-binding protein, whose protein sequence is MLKFDKVSTFYGKIQALHDVSMEVQQGEIVTLIGANGAGKSTLLMTLCGSPRAASGSITYMGEELVGKESSVIMRKSIAVVPEGRRVFARLTVEENLAMGGFFTSKGDYQEQMDKVLALFPRLKERFNQRGGTMSGGEQQMLAIGRALMSKPKLLLLDEPSLGLAPIIIQQIFDIVEQLRQEGVTVFLVEQNANQALKLADRGYVLENGRIVMQDTGANLLVNPKVRDAYLGG, encoded by the coding sequence ATGCTGAAGTTCGACAAGGTTTCCACCTTCTACGGCAAGATCCAGGCGCTGCACGACGTCAGCATGGAAGTCCAGCAGGGTGAGATCGTCACCCTGATCGGCGCCAACGGCGCCGGCAAGTCGACCCTGCTGATGACCCTCTGCGGCTCGCCGCGTGCCGCCTCCGGCAGCATCACCTACATGGGCGAAGAGCTGGTCGGCAAGGAATCCTCGGTGATCATGCGCAAGAGCATCGCCGTCGTGCCGGAAGGCCGTCGCGTGTTCGCCCGCCTGACCGTGGAGGAGAACCTCGCCATGGGCGGCTTCTTCACCAGCAAGGGTGACTACCAGGAGCAGATGGACAAGGTCCTGGCGCTCTTCCCGCGCCTGAAGGAGCGCTTCAACCAGCGCGGCGGCACCATGTCCGGCGGCGAACAGCAGATGCTCGCCATCGGCCGTGCGCTGATGAGCAAGCCCAAGCTGCTGCTGCTCGACGAGCCGTCGCTGGGCCTGGCGCCGATCATCATCCAGCAGATCTTCGACATCGTCGAACAGCTGCGCCAGGAAGGCGTGACCGTGTTCCTCGTCGAGCAGAACGCCAACCAGGCGCTCAAGCTCGCCGACCGCGGCTACGTGCTGGAGAACGGGCGCATCGTCATGCAGGACACCGGCGCCAACCTGCTGGTGAACCCCAAGGTGCGCGACGCGTACCTGGGCGGCTGA
- the livG gene encoding high-affinity branched-chain amino acid ABC transporter ATP-binding protein LivG yields MSRPILEVSGLTMRFGGLLAVNNVALKVEEKQVISMIGPNGAGKTTVFNCLTGFYAPTGGEILLRGEPIQGLPGHKIAHKGVVRTFQNVRLFKEMTAVENLLVAQHRHINTNFLAGLLKTPAFRRAEAEALDYAAHWLEIVNLKDIANRPAGTLAYGQQRRLEIARCMMTRPQLLMLDEPAAGLNPRETEDLKALIAMLRSEHGVTVLLIEHDMKLVMSISDHIYVINQGTPLADGTPEEIRGNPDVIKAYLGEA; encoded by the coding sequence ATGAGCCGACCGATTCTTGAAGTATCCGGCCTCACCATGCGCTTCGGCGGGCTGCTGGCCGTCAACAACGTGGCCCTGAAGGTCGAAGAGAAACAGGTGATCTCGATGATCGGCCCCAACGGCGCCGGCAAGACCACCGTGTTCAACTGCCTGACCGGCTTCTACGCCCCCACCGGTGGCGAGATCCTGCTGCGCGGCGAGCCCATCCAGGGCCTGCCGGGCCACAAGATCGCCCACAAGGGCGTAGTGCGGACCTTCCAGAACGTGCGCCTGTTCAAGGAGATGACCGCGGTGGAGAACCTGCTGGTGGCGCAACACCGGCACATCAACACCAACTTCCTTGCCGGCCTGCTCAAGACCCCGGCCTTCCGCCGCGCGGAAGCCGAGGCCCTGGACTACGCCGCGCACTGGCTGGAAATCGTCAACCTCAAGGACATCGCCAACCGCCCGGCGGGCACCCTCGCCTACGGCCAGCAGCGTCGCCTGGAGATCGCCCGCTGCATGATGACCCGCCCGCAGCTGCTGATGCTGGACGAGCCGGCGGCCGGCCTGAACCCGCGGGAAACCGAGGACCTCAAGGCGCTGATCGCCATGCTGCGCTCCGAACACGGCGTCACCGTCCTGCTCATCGAGCACGACATGAAGCTGGTGATGAGCATTTCCGACCATATCTACGTGATCAACCAGGGCACGCCCCTGGCCGACGGCACCCCGGAAGAGATCCGCGGCAACCCGGATGTGATCAAAGCCTATCTGGGGGAGGCCTGA